The DNA window GTCGATGGCGCTGCATCCAAGTCGGTGATCTGTTGTGAAGCCCTGTAAACTTTCGGCATCATCTGAGACAATCCATATTGCTGTCGACGACGGGGTTGTTTCCCTCCCCTCTTGGCTCAGCCAGGGCTGATTCTTTCGCCTGTCCTTCTGCCACGAAGAAGCGGGACAAGGaaatagggaaaaaaagggacaaagCTGCCATCGACCACCGGTTACCCGCAGAGGCATCATTTCCCGGACGACGCCTCTTTTTCTACAGCACGGAGCACGTCCAAGTGCCTGCGCATGCTGCCAAGACCTTACCTTATTTGTATCCTCGCATCATGCTCCCTGGTCGTTCATGATCGGCTGGTCGCATTGTGTATATTGCTCCAGGTAATTACAGTGTGGAGACTTGTTGCGGATTCTGCAGTGGTCTAATCAAGCATTGCAGAACACTAGACCTCGCTTCACAACATCCTGGACGGCACCCGCagctttcctttttgttcATTTACACGAGAGCCCCCATTCCCGATCTTGTCAGTCTCGTTTTGCAACTCGCGTCTTTTCCCCGCCATAACCGCTATCCATCCTTCCGGCTGGGCAGAGAAATTCTGTGCTCTTATTGCGCCTTCTCTCtgtttcctttctctctgctcATCTATTGCTCTGTACAGGCAAAGCGACGGCGAAGATACGCGATAAGAATGGGGCCCCGCTAACAAAGCGGCATTCGCGAACGACAAGCTATAttctgcttttcttttcctgttctctttttttctgcaatACCCTCATATTCATACCCCAGCATCAACGTCTTATTGAGTCCTCGAGGTCCTTGGAGTCTAGAGCACAGCTGGACTGATTCATTTCGTCTCTTTCACGACTTATTCGAACCATATTGTCAGATGACGGAAAAGTAGCACGACGATAACCAGGGTTGAGACggacctcttttttttttcttagggCGCTTTGGAGGGAATCTGACAAGATGAGGAAATTCAACTTTTCCAGACCGGCACGTAAAAAGCCGCAGGAGCCTCAACCGCCAATACCGCCAATGATGCCCATGAGTAAGGCTCATAAAATCCTGGGCTCGACACCACTCAGCATCGATGCTTCTTCAATTCACAGCACCCCACAGCCAACCATAAATGTTGCTAGTAGTGTTTACGAAAACTCGACCCTGGACGATCTGGATTTTGATTTATCTAGCGGCCAGACAAGGATGGCAAGGACTGATGCCGACTTGAGAAAAGAGCGTGGACCATCACCTTCAAATCTGAGGCTCAGTGCTCTCGCCGATAGTGTTGGCTTTGGGGCAATGGCATTGCCTGGAACCCTCAAAAAAGCACAGTCATCTTCAACTATTAAATCTTGGCACGACAAATCGAAACATTCGCGGTCCATCTCACGACAAGCCTCGATCCCGATTATGAATAATGGCCTCTCCGCAAAGACACACCACTTCCAAGATACTGACAATAATAATGAATCTGCAAAGCTACGAAAAAAGCCCCCGAAACTCGAATTTTCAAGCGTGGGACCGACCCCTCGATTGTCTAAGAAAGAGTCGGATACCTCTAATCCCAATCTATCAAATGGCTCAGCCAAAACCCCTACGCTCTCATCTCCATTTTCCACTCCATCTCATCGGCAGAGCGATTTACGCGGCATGTTTAAACGGCGAACAAAAGACAGCTTTCGATCTTTCGCTGCCGAACAATCCCCACCAGGCACAGGGGAGGCCCGGCGAATGACGACACAGCTTTCAGATAACGGGCTCTCCACATTATATGACCACTATGAACAGATGACCTTCCggcatggccttgacgacgacgacgatttcACAAACAACACTGCTCACAAGACTGACCCAGCTGATGGTCGGACGGAAGGGGAGTGGCGAGAAGTGCCACCACGGCAAAATCTCGATTGGCTTCACAAGCCCATAAGCGAATCACACGATGCAAAGGCAGTGGCCCAGTCAGACTactcttcatcgccaggTGATGGAGCTAGAAGTGTTTCGAGTAGACACACTCGAACTTCAAGAGCCTCTAGGATTACCGACGGAGGGATGGTGGAAGCTGATTTCCAGGAGAAGAGCGTGCTGCTTCTGTCTTCTGACtccgaggaggatgatgatggcagatcTTCCACTAGGTTGGACCACatccctcttcctcatccaaCCAGACCATTACCAGAAATACCGAATAAGTCACGACCACGCCAGCCTTCAGGGCGTGAGTCAGGTATGGCAACGAATAAGAAGACGAGCTTCGCGCCCGCCAACACGTACATTGCTATTCCCGGCACTGAACGCAAACAAAGGCATTCGCCTTCTCCTTCCCGACTGAGTCTCCCCTACAGAGACGGCGCCCGTGCTCCCTCACCCAAGCCTTCACTTGGATCTACAAACTCAACAGGATCAGGCATGACAAGTCAAAACGGCTATGGGGCAGAAGACTCTCCCCCCTGTCACTGTTTTGCCTGCACGCCGGCCGTCTCAGGCGGAAATGGATCGGCAAAAGGCGTTGGCACTGCTAACCAGTGGCCCCGGGTCTTCTTTGCGACGCGAGTCCCTTGCTACATCATCAGACCAGCCCGACGAGCCAACACCACCACTCAGTCCCTCCTCAGCCAACTTCTATTTACGATCCGCTCGGTCATCCATTGATGATTCTGGCAGCCAAGGTCGCGTCATGACGCTTACCCGCCAAGAGGAGATGCTCATATCTGCGCTCCGCAAGAAGACTCAGGCCATGCGTGAAAAATCGCAGTTGGGGCCTAGCAATCGACCTCCGTTAGACGGTCGACAAGGCAGAAGACACGTCTCAAGCCCATCACAAGTAATGGTGACCGACTCCAtgcttgattttgatttccCCGCGCCCCCGTCTCATAGCTCAAAGCATCGACAATCCGGGGCCAGTTCGTTGATGAGTGCATCCATTCCGGAACACCCCTACAGCGAAGATGAGCAGTATCGAGCACCCTCTCGCTTGACCACAGACACTTCATCTGAAAGAGCATCTTTTGTGTCTTCCACTCGCGGTCCGGAAGAGTACCCGGAGCAGCATGATATCCGTGTCTATCTTGACCAAGGCAAGCAACATAATGGCCAGTGGAACCAAGTTGGTGGCGACGGCCAAGCTCTTGAAGACTCAACCAGCTCATCAGGATACCATGCCATGTCTTGGGATCATCCAGAGGATAAGCGCACTTCTAGGTTCAAGAACAAGGCAAcacggcagcagcctcaggCTGAGAGCGTCATATCAAGCCCCAAACTTACCCGCCTCTCTGAGGATGGCAGTGAAGACGTGCCCCGACCAGACAGCCCGATATCCAACGAGACCTTCTCTCAACCGCGGCCGCCGCGCCGTGCTGCGATGAATACAGCACGTTTGAGTGCCGTTGGATTCGTGCGAAGAGATACCGAGCCGGGGTGGTGGGGAGACGACGACTGAATGAGAAAGGAGATATCCTCCAAGTCTCACACTCACACATATAATTATCCACCTATACCTTCTGCTTTTGCAACAACCTTCCCACACTCATATATGCTTCTCTACACCCTCTACCCTTTACCGCAGTCTCGAGGAGCGACTCAAAAACACAACCATCATTCGATTCTTCACCGCGTTATATATCTTGaacctattattattttataatatctctttcttcttcttcttcttcttcttcttcccccccttttttgttctttacGTCACATTCTACTACATATAATGGGTTAGCTGTTACTATTACCGACAAACACATTTAAATTGATACCCGGAGCAAACAGCATTATCGGAAATGGATTTTCTTTATGtcccctttttctcttcatttattttccatcttttttccaTACATGATTGAGGATAGACTGGAGCGAAATCAAAAAGATCAAGGCTTTGGGCTAATATTTGCTGCGTGTTGGAAAGGAAGGCTGAGAGGGCGCtatgattgattgattgattgattggaTTAGGTGGTGAGCGGGAAAGAGTACGAAATTTCATGTTTAGTTGGTTTTCATGTAGCATCGACTTATGGCGCAACTGATATGAAAGAAGTTAATAACTCCTTAGAAAGAAGTGGACGATTTGGAATGTGAATTATGATTTTCGTGCTACCAAACTCTGAATGTGAGATATGAATGGGATGATTTGAGCTTTAATAAAACCTGCTACGTGACTTCTTTGTGcgtggtggtgttgatgtggATTTGTGTTTGTTTGGCTGAAGGAGGGGTCTCCACGTATGTCTGTTGGCCCTTTCGCTTTCCCGTCTAGAACGTCCTTCCGCCTTTGTCTTCTGTAGTCTCTTCGATAAACTCCTGAGGGAATCATGAGTATGTAGAGCCTTCAGGAGGCTGGGGGATCTTCTTGTTCGCCGGAGACGCCATGTATCTATGACGCTGAGTCAGCTTTGATCTTGCAGTCCTATACTCTTGATTGTTCGCAGGAAAAGCCCACCTTCGCAGCTCAATCAGGACCATCTCCATGGTATTATCACGCTTCCACTGGGCCAGGCAGGGGAGCTGCTTCGGATCGACGACGCCGTTGTGAGGGTTGACGCAGGGGAGGTTGACTTGGCTGACGAACTGGATGGAGGGGGGCTCGTCGGGATACTTTTCGCCGCAGTGCATTTTCAGGCTGTAGATGCGGTTCTCGTGTGCGGACTGCAGAAACGACGTTGAAGGttagcttcttctcctgatTCTCAATTTGGCGAAACAGCTTTCGGAGCTGAGGGAGGGATGAGGTCGtgttttgcttctcttccagcgcAGCGGGATTCTAATCACTAGCTGTGCATCGACTTATACGGCGACATTCAAACATTCAACCCGTGTGTAGATGCCGAGACAATGTGTTTTGTTTCCAGAGCGGTTGAGTCAAGTCTTACATGAGGAGGTCCCAAGATGGTGCCGTTCCAGTTGGACATGAGCAggtcgtcgccatcttccaagccGTAGCTGCAAGCTTCAGCTCCGAGACCCTTTTCGCCCTtttcaagctcctccagcaggcGGAAGTTGCGCGGGACCTTGGCAGACATTGTCCTTGTCTTCTGTTTTCGTTATCGATCCGGCGATGCGTCTTTCGTTGTTTGTACTCGATATTTACGCAGCGCAATAATACCTGCGTACCAGCTGTTTTCGTGGATGCGTGTATTTCTGGTTCTGCGATCAAACGGAATCTGGCGCCGTGGAAAGCGGAGGATCTGTCGGTCAGGGTCGGGAGCGGTTCGTATAAATCGTCGGCGTCAAGTCTTGATATACCTAAAAAAAAGGGTGCAGCGCAGCTGTTCCTGGCGCGGGGCAGTTTGTGAATGGAGAACGAAAGCCAAGGAACGATGCCCCGCCGAAAACGAAGACGCACAGCAGGCGGCAGGGAGAACAGATGACGGAATGGCTTGGAAGGTACCTGGCCTGAGGTACTCAGCTGATTGTCTGCTGGGCTGATAGTGCGGCGTATGGGCGGTGCTGCGTTGCGGGTAAACGTCGGGTAGTTCGGAGAGCTACTGCTACTCCATAGAAGCTGTGCCTTGCCAGGCTGCATTTGCTGAGCAGAACAAATCGTAGTCATCTACCTACACCATCATTGACTTCTCGTACGACAGTCGAggtttttccttttgttttttccctCCGCCAATCTCGTTTGCGATCTATGCGATACCTCAATTAGTGGCCTGCACTACTTCGGCGCACAAGCAGCGATTCGCAGGCAAAGCCAACGAGCAATTCGCATCTCCCGACCAAAGGCTATCGAGCAAGGCATCCAACCATACACACGCATAACTCGAAGCTCGCCTTTTTCACATCTCACGATGCCTTCACTACCGCCGCCCAGGGCCGCCCTCCGCGCAGGGAGAACGACCACGGCCCTCTTTCTGCGCCCCCAATCGCATCTTTCCTTCTCGACATCCTCGCGCACTCTTCTTCCCGCCAGCTTCTCCGGCAACAGTGGCAGCTTCGGCGGTCCCCTACCCTCGTACTTCCAGAAACCTCGGTTGCCTGCCAACACCATTATACGATTTGTGCCACAGCAGACGGCATGGATCGTCGAGCGAATGGGAAGATTCAGCCGCATCTTGGAGCCCGGATTGGCGATTCTAGCTCCGGTGATTGATCGGATTGCATATGTCAAGAGTCTGAAGGAAGTGGCCATTGAGATTCCGAGCCAGAGTGCGATTACGGCCGACAACGTAACATTAGATCTAGACGGTGTTCTGTATACGCGAGTGTTTGATGCGTACAAGGCTAGGTGAGTTGCACATGGCTTACTTCTCTCTCATCGCCATTCTCGCTTCCCCCTCGGACTTGTTCGGAGAGTAGGATATGAGACACTTTGGGGTCtgaagaggagggaaaaCTTGGCCACTTGATCTATACTAACGGAGACTGTGCTTCAGTTACGGAGTTGAAGATGCCGAATATGCCATTTCCCAGCTCGCCCAGACCACGATGCGATCAGAAATCGGCCAGCTCTCTCTCGACCATGTCCTCAAGGAGCGTGCCGCGCTAAACACCAACATCACCGCTGCTATCAACGAAGCGGCTCAAGCATGGGGAGTTACGTGCCTGCGTTATGAAATCCGAGATATTCACGCCCCTGGCGCCGTCGTGGAGGCCATGCACCGCCAGGTTACCGCCGAGCGTTCCAAGCGTGCCGAGATTCTCGAGTCCGAAGGTCAGCGTCAGAGTGCCATCAACATTGCCGAGGGTCGGAAGCAGAGTGTCATTCTCGCATCAGAGGCTATGCGTGCCGAGCGCATCAACGAGGCCGATGGTGAAGCCGAAGCTATCCTGCTCAAAGCCCGAGCAACTGCCGAGGGTATTGACGCCGTGGCTGCAAGCATCCTCAAGGGTGCCCACGGAGCCCAGGGTGCTATGAGTCTGACAGTGGCCGAGAAGTACGTCGACGCCTTCGGCAAGCTTGCCAAGGAGGGCACGGCCGTAGTTGTTCCTGGAAACGTTGGCGACATTAGCGGCATGATTGCCACCGGTCTCAACGTGTACGGCAAAGTCAGCGAAGCTCAGGCAAAGGTCCTGGCTAAGCAGCtcgcctcgccctcttccagcagcgaaACAGAAAGTGCTACTCCATCTGCAGAGACGCCAACAGAAGAATTTGCCCAAGAGAACAAGGGAGAtctcaaggacaaggtaTTGGAGAGCTTTAACCAAGTTGCAGGGAAGaaataaagagaagaaaaaaacacaagaaaaaaaaagttgtatAACCAATAGGCGCCACGCCACCcatatataaagaaaaagcacaACAGATCTTTTGAAGAGTGACACATTAAGGCTGGATAAGGGGCCACAGGATTACCTTATGAACATTGCAAAAGGCAGGCCATATCTAGGGCATGGAAGGTGTTGTTGGCTCGTATCAttaattgaaaaaaaaaaaaagcgaagATTTAGGGGGGGATGGCAGACATGGCGTTCCTTGCGGTTCTGGTCGCATATGTGTTTGTgaattttctctctctctcttaaCCCTCCTCTCCTAAACATTTTACATCATAATACCACATTatctcgctcttctttttaGCTTTGtaatactacctacctatatcATAAAAGGAGGGGGGGCCGTGGGAGAAGACGACTGCGACGTTTTGTATGAATAGGCGAATACCAATTTTCCGCACAGACAAAAAGACAAGGGGCTGCTTGAAAAAAATATCagtcaaaaaaagaaacataAAAAGTGCCAATGAGTCTTTATGTAGGTGAGTGTGAATCAGTGAAGCAAGCAACTAAATAAACGAAACGTTGATCAACACAAAAAGGTAATATTCGGTCGAACACAAAGCAAAGTGATCATCACAAAGAGTAATTTATGGTTTTAGAATTGTATATATCTctaataactagctattcCAAGTCTCGACTATCTCGCCATTTGGGCACTGAGTCTCTCGACTGTAATAAAGGTATCATTTCAAATTTCAATCTCAATCCAACCAAACTGTTATTCCATTATCATTACCAGGCATCTTGTCTTTAAGATTTGAATTCCCATTCATTATTGCAAGCACCAACTCAAGAACATGTCCTCAATGTTTCACAATCTCAAGCCGCCGCAGCGAAAACCCCGATTATAGAACAAAGGGGATGAAGGCGAGGAGGCCAACAAGGAAGCCGGAAGAGCCAATTGCATCGCCGTTGGCGCCGTTGATGCTGGTCGggcgagaagcagcagtCGTGGTAGGGCGGCTCACGTCAGAAGTGATGGCAGGGCCAGCATCAGAAGTGAAGGGCGAGCCGGTATCGGTAGGGCTGGGCTGGCTATCCTCCGAGGTGGCAGGAGGGAAGGGATTGGAGGTgttgtcgtcgccgccggaTCCGCCAAAGGGGTTTGACTGGGTGGGAGCAGCAGTTGGCTCGGGATCCGGTGAAAGGCTGTAGCTGGTTTGCTGGCCCGAAGAACCGCCAGATCCTTTGCTCGTGAAGGAGTCGCCAGGGGATGAAGATTGGTtgtcgccgccgtcgccaccagaaccgccgccaccgcctccgcctccagaGCCGAGTTGGCACTTGAAATCAGCAGTGCATGTTTGTCCAGCATCGCAGTGGTACCCATTGTGGCAGCAAACGCTGCCGCTGGGCATACATTCATCATCGCAGGCCTCATATCCGGTAGGGCAGCTTCCATCGCCGCCCCcgctgccgcctcctccatttcctcctccacctcctcctgAAGTACAAGTTCCTTTTGGCACGCAAAACTCGCCGCAAAGGTCACGGTCTCCTTCGCAGCCTGAAGGCTCGCCGGTACACACCTTTCCAACGGGACAGCAGCCATCGCTAACGCATGCGAAGCCAATGTCGCAGTAAGCGCCGTTGCCTAAGCCACAGCAGATGCCGGTCAAAGGCATGCAGCCGGTATCACAATCTGTGTTTCCGATGCCACAGGTACCAGTGACTGCGTGGACGCCAAAAGCTGAAGAACCcaggccagcagcagttACGCCTCGACCGAGGACGTCTCCGAGGTTCATTGCCGTTAAACCTTCGGCGGCAACGagcccagccgcagccaggaGGAGAGCAGAATAAGGAGGCATGGTCGAGAGAATCCTAAAGATGTCTTGATGTGAACAATTGACAAGACCAGAGGCTTTTGtgttgagaagaagcagctcccTCAGCTACAGAAATGCTGGGAAGTGAAAGTCTTGTAGCTGAAGAGGACCTCTCCGCCGTTTTTATATGAGACTAGACAAGGAATAAAGAGCTCTCAAcaatttcccttttctctcacaCAGCTTCTCTCAGCTCGACTAGGCAGCTTAGACTGACACACATTTCAAGCCTCCCCCGAAGCCATCATGGGCTAACAAGCCATCCTGCCCAGGGGTCAAAAAGCAAACGATGCGCACCCAGTGTTCATTGGTGAAGGCCCATGTTAGTGCACCCTTTGGAGTCATAACAAGACCCATACCGGCACTAATCCTCAGCCCATTTTGCCAAGCAGTATTTCTTTCTAGCTTGTCAGAAGAAGCCCTACACCCTGGCCACAGTCAAGACGTGGCTTACGCTGCTGCCCAGTTTCATGCAGTCCAGCGTAACGGCTTTCCGTGGCATTGCTAAGCCAATGAGTTATGGGACACTGACGCCAGAAAATGAGGGTGTGGAGAGCTTGTTTATCCGCTCGCCTCTCAGCGAGGCGGTCTGTCTTGGTGCATTATGCTCGCCAGTCGCGGTAGAGGTGGCGGGGATTGCTAACATTGGCGATACCACGGCCGATGCCTTTTCGTGAGAAGGCTGGAATAGAATAGTTGCTAGAGCGGGGTCGATTCTTTCAGCTCCTGGGGGCCATGTGGACATTGATAGACAGTTCTGGGAATAGTGCAAGACAGATGCTGGATAGTTGCCTATAGGCGAGACATGGTATTGCTCTAGCTCCCCTGATGCTTGTGATGGTCAACTGCCGCCCAGACTGAGCCAGACCATTACGGATGATCTGCCTGCCAAGGAGCCCACTATGAGACTACCTTTCAAGTATGCATATGCCGACAACAGTAGCGGCAGTCGGATCCTCGCCCAAGCTCGAggaaaagaggcagagcttGCCAATAGACCGTTTAtcgcctcgccatctccaacagTTCATTGACCAGCACTTGAGCCAGTGTGTACAAACATTGAGCCGGTGAATGAAATGCTTGCTGTACGCCCGGGAGGCTGCCCTCATGCCGTGTTAATTAAGAGCCCGGCGACAAGTTCATCGATCCGTCGGCTGTCGCGGTGGAGCTGCACTTAAGCTTAGCGGGAAGACTAGAAGCGCCAGCCTCAGCCGAGAGGGTTGCTTCTCGCCAACACTATCGTATATCGTATTGGCGCTCTGGGCCACGGGACATGTTTTCCAAAGACAACCACAGATAGAGATGTAGCTGAGATGCATTGATTGCCACTAGAGGCCATCGGGCAGAATTGGGCGCCGGGAATTAAGAACAGCCCAGGAGATGAGCACGCAGGCAGCTCAAGCCTCACGTGTTGTTGAGAACGGATACTCTTCCAAGCAAAGAGTCAGGGATTCTGCCAATCGTTTTTGATGTTTGTTTTTGTGTTGCGTAtcctttcctctcttttcttctttgtcgggctcgcttctctctctttcataGAAATCGGCGTCCAATTCCTCCTTCTTACAGAGGGGCTAGCCAGGATGAGTGCGGCTGAAAGT is part of the Trichoderma atroviride chromosome 1, complete sequence genome and encodes:
- a CDS encoding uncharacterized protein (EggNog:ENOG41~SECRETED:SignalP(1-17)), which gives rise to MPPYSALLLAAAGLVAAEGLTAMNLGDVLGRGVTAAGLGSSAFGVHAVTGTCGIGNTDCDTGCMPLTGICCGLGNGAYCDIGFACVSDGCCPVGKVCTGEPSGCEGDRDLCGEFCVPKGTCTSGGGGGGNGGGGSGGGDGSCPTGYEACDDECMPSGSVCCHNGYHCDAGQTCTADFKCQLGSGGGGGGGGSGGDGGDNQSSSPGDSFTSKGSGGSSGQQTSYSLSPDPEPTAAPTQSNPFGGSGGDDNTSNPFPPATSEDSQPSPTDTGSPFTSDAGPAITSDVSRPTTTAASRPTSINGANGDAIGSSGFLVGLLAFIPFVL
- a CDS encoding uncharacterized protein (BUSCO:EOG092D45DK); translated protein: MSAKVPRNFRLLEELEKGEKGLGAEACSYGLEDGDDLLMSNWNGTILGPPHSAHENRIYSLKMHCGEKYPDEPPSIQFVSQVNLPCVNPHNGVVDPKQLPCLAQWKRDNTMEMVLIELRRYMASPANKKIPQPPEGSTYS
- a CDS encoding uncharacterized protein (EggNog:ENOG41~MEROPS:MER0192051), with the translated sequence MPSLPPPRAALRAGRTTTALFLRPQSHLSFSTSSRTLLPASFSGNSGSFGGPLPSYFQKPRLPANTIIRFVPQQTAWIVERMGRFSRILEPGLAILAPVIDRIAYVKSLKEVAIEIPSQSAITADNVTLDLDGVLYTRVFDAYKASYGVEDAEYAISQLAQTTMRSEIGQLSLDHVLKERAALNTNITAAINEAAQAWGVTCLRYEIRDIHAPGAVVEAMHRQVTAERSKRAEILESEGQRQSAINIAEGRKQSVILASEAMRAERINEADGEAEAILLKARATAEGIDAVAASILKGAHGAQGAMSLTVAEKYVDAFGKLAKEGTAVVVPGNVGDISGMIATGLNVYGKVSEAQAKVLAKQLASPSSSSETESATPSAETPTEEFAQENKGDLKDKVLESFNQVAGKK